The window AGAAAGAGGAAGCAATGGAAGTCTGTGGAGTAAAACAGTAAttcaagcagctgctgcatgtTGCTCCCGCTCCAAGGCTCTTTACTCTTCTCCTCTTTATGACCTCTGAATGACTGGGAAGTGTTTTGTCTCCGGCCAGTACGGTATAGAGGATTCAGCTTCCTGCCTGGCCGCAGAGGCAGAGGCCTGAGCAGGATAGGGCGCTCAGGCCATGGAGCTGTGAGAAGCCCCTCATGCCATGTCCGCCCCAGGGCTGTGGAGGGACCATGTCCCCAAGCCCTGCCTGGCCTCTCTCCTAACTCCTTCTGCTCCCCAGATGACAGCCTATGGTGCTTTCCTGCACAAAGGCTCCTTCTGCAGGAACTCTTTCAATATCCTCGATTTACTGGTGGTCGCTGTCTCCCTCATCTCCATGGGAATCGAGTAAGCACCTCCACACTTCGCAGGGTGGGCACTGGCCTGTTTAgcctggcagggcagctggggtgctgcagctctctgtgctggatagagcaggagcagccagcccacGGGCTGGACATTAGCCCATGTGTTAGTGTCCATGAGGTCATGCTTAGGGGGACAGGGCACGGACAactgggaggcagggaggcaaACTTCTTGAGTGTCAAAAGGGAAGATCTGGGTAGGAATTCAACTTGGAgctgctttctccagctgcctgtgtCCCTTGGCCTTATGTGGGGTGGTGGCTTAGTGATTTACGCGTGTCTCTGCCATCCCTTGCGCCTCACCCCCTGGTCCCGGCCTGGCCTCCATGGCTGCTTGGtggggctgtgccaggctggcCTGGGCAGGGGAACCGCCCCATCGCAGCTCTACCTTCCTCCTCAGGTCCAGTGCCATCTCAGTGGTGAAGATTCTCCGGGTGCTGAGGGTACTGAGGCCTCTGCGAGCCATTAACAGGGCAAAGGGGCTGAAGGTAAGAGGGAGCCTGAGGCTGGGGTCCTCGGTCCGTGGGAGTCCTCATGAGAGGTTATGTGGCATGAATCATGCCCTGTGGGGTTTGCGGTGCCAGGAAACCAATTCCCACTCCCCATCCGTGGAAGGGGTCCGCCCCATCCCACTGCTCGCAGCAGGCTTCCGCTCTTCCTGGGGCCCATCTGTGCGGTGATAGGGTGTGGGACACGCAGCAGGGGCTTGCAGCAGGCACGCTCATGTGTGCACTATCATCGACCCCTGCAGCACGTGGTCCAGTGCGTGTTCGTGGCCATCAAGACTATCGGTAACATTGTGGTCGTCACAACGTTGCTGCAGTTCATGTTTGCCTGCATCGgggtccagctcttcaaggTGAGACGTGTCTaaggagggcaggagagatgttCTGCTCAGGTGTATCCTAGACATAGCCCTTGGGGATGGTGTCTCCCAGTGTTGAGGTCAGCACAGGCTGTACTATCTGTGCTCCGCAAGAAGACCTGCCTGCACTAGACCTCCTGGCAGAAGACCCTGCagtgggaggagggcaggaaacACCCAGGATACTGTCAGGTCCAGACAGCACATGTAAGGGGTCTGGCTGCCTCAGCCCACTtagtgcctcagtttccccttttgAAGGCAGCAAGTGCTTCTGACTTCCCCTGCGCTTTGGATGCagactgtttccttttttcacagCACCGCTCTTGCTCTCGGGGCCTTGGCTGTtccaaggcagagctggctCTGGCTGAGCTCAGCTTTGTTCTAATAATTGAGCTTAAATTCCCGGCTGGCATGGGGAGAGCTTTCAGGACACCCTGCAGGCTGAGCAGACTTGTCAGCATACCTTAATTTTTAGTTAATTCTAGGGTTACCGCTTTCTTCCCTATTTTCCAAATAGTTGGCTCCCAGATAGGATGAACTAGGTAGGTCTCAGCTCAGGGCTCTGGAAGATTTGTTCCCAACACTAGGCAACATTTACTTGTCTCAGCCTGGGATTGACCCCAAGGTCTGCCATGGCTCCTGCAACACCCTGTGAACTGGGTTGCATTGGCATGCAAAGCAGGGAAGCCAGCGGTGGTGAGAGGCAGGGGCCAGAGTTAGCACAGAGGCAGCGTAGGGACTGACTGTGGGCTGTGAAAAAGTCAGAACTCCCCAGGGCTTCTCAAGTCACAGCAAAATCGTAGCCTCTTCTGATCTCTGGTAAATGCAGGGCAAGTTCTATAGATGCACAGATCCATCCAAGGTGACGGAGAAGGAGTGCAGGTAAGAGCTgtctgcagctcagccccagcagagcaggggccAGGGATGGGAGGGGGCCATTTGTGTTCCTGCATGGGGATGTTGCATCCAAAAAGTGGAGCCGAGGCCTCATGCTGTTCTCCCTCACCAAATCAGAAACAAGCACAGGGCAATCTCCCACTCCCAGGGACCAAGGAGCCCTGGGCCAGTGCGGCAGCGGGTGGGCTGACGGTGGCCCTGCCTGGTGACCACTGCATCGCTTCTGCCGCAGGGGTTATTTCATCAGCTACGTGGACGGGGACCCCACACAGATTGAGCTACAGAAGCGTGTCTGGTTGCACAGCAACTTCCACTTCGACAGCGTCTTCTCAGCCATGATGTGGCTTTTCACTGTCTCCACCTTCGAGGGCTGGCCAGAGTGAGTCTGGTGGAGCACGGGGCCTGCTGAGGGACTGGtcagtgctgggagcaggtCACTGCCACAGGCCTTTACCATGGCAAAGGCGGAAGAGCTGCCCATGGCTGAGGAGCAGGGCTAGCCATCCTGGCAGTGGCTGTGGAGCTGACAAGGTCATCAGCAGCCTTGTCCCACTTTTGTTGGATTTGGGATGTCCCAGGCAGAACCAGCAGGGGCAAGGAAACAAACAGTCCTTGTTAACCAGATGTACCGCTGGGCGCCTGACAGCACATTCTGGTCTACTggccctttttcttcttggccCACAAAAGGGTTCCGAGAGGAGAACCGCTGCTGGAAGCGGCTGTCTCGTGGGGCAAGAGCAAAGCCCCCTTTCCAGCACCCTTCCTGGTTTCCCGGGGGTGCCCAGGAGAGATGGAACCCTGCCCggcaggccaggccaggccaggcagccGCCTGGCACGGGAGCGTGGCAGGGTTCAGCGCGCCCGCAGGCACGGGCTCCCAGCGCCTGGGACGGCAGCAGCCGCTCTGCCCCTCCcggctcagccctggggagccccagtGTGACGTCAGAGCCGCCACTGTGAGCTCAGAGCTGGCCACCCGCACAGCCCTGTGGCGCGTGGGGCAGGAGCCCACAGATGCGTGTGGCTGTTGCCCGGGCAGGTGCGCTCCTGCTGAGAGGCGGCgcgtggctgctgctggagctggttttgcctgggCAGGCCACGCTtgctggggctgagggggaaGAGCTGAGCGGGGAGCCTGCCTTGGCCCAGAGATGGCGAGGAGAAAGGCCCCCCAGGGAAGACACCAAGGGGCCTCCAAAGGCTCCGTTGGGATTAATGCCAGACAAGagctggcaggggaggcagcgggGCCGAGCTGCTGCCAGGCCAGCGGGTACGAAgtgggctgctcctgcctggggcgTCAGGTtggggggggagcagggcagtggcCCAATATAGTCAGTGGCGTCAGAAGCCAGTGTGCAGCAGGGGCCTTTGGGGAGGGGGTAGCCTCATGCTGCAGGGtccagagcccagccctgctgcgcaGGGAGATTTTGCTGCACAGGGAGACCATCCCCTGAGACCTGACACTGCCCCCCCTTGGGATGCTGAGGCGGGGTCCTGCCTGGCTGTGGTGGGGCAGCtgtgtggggaggagaggggtcGGGAGAACGCCAGTGaccagggaggaggggggtggCCCACGATGGGGGACAGCAGCCTGTGCCCTCTCCCCAAACAGCCACCGAGAGGTGTCTGCGAAGGGGCAGTTGGTGCCAGGGCCCAGGGAGTGACGGGCTCAGAATAGGGCTGTGCTGCCGGGTGGGCGTCCCGAGGCGGGggactgctgcagccagcttgcttcctcttctcccactgcAGGCCTGTGAAGCAAAggatggggaaaggagagggacgAGGGCCTGGAAGTAGCCCGGCTGTGCTGCCctctctcgctgctgctgggACAGCCCGTCCTCTGTCAAGGGCCTCTGctcaggctgctcctgcccgcCTCGGCTCCCGTGGCGTGGGGATGGTGGGCAACCggcatttgtctttttcctcccacagGAACCCGTGCGTGGAGGTGGAGCTGGTGATGGTCCCCTCCACCTcggctccctgctctgccacgcAAGGGCCTGCCAAGTGGCGCAGCAAGGCCACAGGGATTGCAAGTaagctcagcactgctgcttgctgtgaCGTCCCCTGGGATGAACTTGGAGAGCTGCGCTGTGCCAGAGCTCTGGCCAAATGTCACGAGGGGCAGGAGAAGTGCAGGCtgccccagggagggagggagtgcgTAGGACTGGGTGCCCGCCTTCCCGCAGGGAGCTCAAACACGTGTGGCTGGGCATCCTAGAGAAGAGACCTCAAGAGACAGGCCTAacttttctctggcttttttgCCCAGGGGCGGTCCTCAGCCTGGCTTGGCATCTGGCAGGTGCCCTTGTCTCCCTGTGGAGACACCTGCTGAACACACGCATCTTTGCCAGGTACATACTACCTGTTTCTGCCgtggtggggggcggggggagaagggggatgTCCCTTCCCCCAAGCAAGGGGGAGAGTAGAGGGTgttccccagccagcagcccggGGCTCCCGCTCGTGCGCCAAAGCTTGTGCGGTGCCCGTTCTCGGGGAGAGCCAAGAGCAAAGCCCCTCGGCAGCCCCACTCCCACGCATTTACCGGAGCCCCAGAACCCTCCCGGAGATGTAGTAGGACAAACGGCCGTGTAGCCAGAAGCTCAGGAGCACAGCCAAGCCTCCGCAGGGCAAGGgtcttccccagctctggcaAGAGACCACACAGGTCTGGAAGGAAAGCCAGACAAGGCCCCTGCGCTTCCCAGCTGCGCGGAGAAACACCCCTAAGAGCAATGTGTGTGCCTGCAAGTGAGAACCGGCCTGCTCTCTCAGCCAAAGAGAGGGAGCAAGGTCCACCCCAGAAGGACTACTGAAAAGCAGTCCTCATCTGCTCAACCTCTCTACTTCCCTGCACGATTTTCATTCCCTTTCGGAAGGTGCTCCTGGAGCCCTTCGTTTGGGGAAGATCTGCCGGCAGCGTTGAACGGCGTGGACAGAAATCGTGTTTGTGCTGGGCGCCAATCTGTCAGCTCTCTGTCAGTAGCAGGCTTGCAAAGCAATGGCTTTAGGGCCTGAAGAGGGAAATCCACGGGTGAGGGGGTTTGCCCAAGACTTGCAGCACTGACAGCCACAGGACTCCCTCTTTTCCAGGCAAAAGATGGGCCCGCAGAGCAAGAGGTTCTTGAAAGTCGTCTTCCTGTGGCTCCCAGTGGCTCTGGGTGAGTTTTCATGAGCAAAcacagcctggctgtgctggatgCCAGCTTTCCTTTTGGGCCAGTATGTGTGAAACGCCCGTGGTGCGGGTGCGTCCTGAGGAGGTCCTTGACTGGCACTGGCATTTGGACTACCGGTAAGACTGGTAGCCTCCCAGccgtgctgctgctctggccacTGGGCCAAATGGCTTGCTTAGTCTGCAAGTCTGCGAGAGAAGGGCGTAGCTCTTTCCAAGCCTGAGCTGGGGATTCCCAGACGGGAGGGGCCGTGCAGGGGGACCCATGGAGAGGTACCTCTCCTAGCCCATGCAGCCCAGCCTCGGTGCTCACCGAAGCAGTGAGGGGAAATGGGGAGTAGCTCTGGGGCACCGAGCACACCTGAAGGCCACGGCTACGCAGCcccctccagcctgggctgATGGCTCCCGGTCAGAGGCGCGTCCTCTCTCTGCACCCCACGTTCCCCACCTCCTCAGCTcacctgctgcccagccccagggcaccAGGCAGGAGGCAACGCAGCTGCAGGGATGGCTAGCAACTCCGCTAAAATAGCTGTCTCTCGGTGATGTGAATTGCAGCTGGTGCTTACTGCGCGACCTCGCTGCCGGTGTGGACAACGCAGGCAAAGGGACTGATAGAGGTCAGTGACTCGTTGCTGGCAGTGGCTGGAGGAATCAGAGGCTGCGCTGCTGCCACGCAGGCTGACCCAAAGAAGCGGCAGCTTGTGCCTTCCTAGGGAAGCCTCTCCTGGGAAGCCCCGGCAACTCTGGTAGCAGATGCTCTAACGGAGCATTTTTCCCTGCCAGGAGCTGACACGCGTGTCGTCGGCAAACCTGAAGATGCTGTGGTAAGAGAGGTTTCCTGAGCTGGAACTGGTTCTGTGCAGAAGCGTCAGCCGACCTCGTGCTACCTGCGCTCACTTTCCTAACAGCCAGGGCTCCCGtacttccctcctgcctttgccttttgctcagcctggtgcGGAAGGGAAGCACTGGCAAAGCAGGGGAAGCACACgtgtctctctctcctcttgctGAGCTCAGACGCTCCCCAGAGGCGATGGGCCGCTCTCTGACCGGATCGGCTTTCCTGTCGTGCAGGAACTTGCCCGTTTTGGTGGCGGAGGAAACCCAAAAGACACGCTctctgctggaggaggtggctCAGCTGAGGGCACAGATCCGCAGTTTGAAGGTGATCCTgcattttggggagggaggctTGGCTGGGCAGAACCCCTgagaacattttcttcaggattctGGGTGGGGTCTGACTGCTGACTGCAGCAACCCAGCCTTTGCCCCAGGGGCTTGCTGGGTGAGCTTCTGCACTGCACAggcccctctccagccccagtgTAACAAGGCCGCTTCAGGCAGCAGAGGACTCCTGAGAGCCTTTCCTAGGCGCGCCGGTGCCTCTGGCTCCTCTGAGCGGGCTCCTGAGGCAGTGGTGGGACCCAGGCACACGTACAGCGCCAGCCATGGCTTACAGGGCCTGagcctctctcccagctgacaTGGAGAGCACAGCGGGTGTGGACGGTGGTGTGGGGACCCACATCAACACGCCTTGGGGTCATGGCCATGGCCGTGGCCACAGATAAACTTCCTAGTCCTCACGGCTCATGCCGGCAGGAGAATCTTGCAGCTCTGTGGACAAggcttgccttgccttgccttcctgaCACTGACCCTTTGCCTCTGCGGGCGCTAGGAGCCACGCTGCACTGCCTGCTGACGTGGtccttttctgtgttgattTCTGGCGTTCCCAGGAAGCTCAGGAAGTGAACCAGGCAGCGTCCAAGAAGGCTTTGGGTGCCTACATCGAGATGTCTGACTGGGCCCTGGAAAGCTCTGGTATGGACACAAGCCGCCCAGTCCTTGCCCTGCGCTTGCCCCTAGCACTCCCCAAAGCAGCCCGTGCTCCAGGCGCTGCTCTCCAAAATGGGGCAGCTTAAATCCTTCACGGGGTCCAAGAGCAAGGCTGTGGCAGAGTGGGTCGCTCAGACTCCCTCCCACTCAAGCCCTCGGCCTCCACACAGGTGCCCCTGGCGCTGCCCCCGCACGTCTTCCTGTGCTGATGGAggggctctgctcctctgcGCTGCATTTGCAAAGGGAATGGCTGGGCTGTCCTTTGCTGCTCGTGCTCCAAGCCCTCAGCTTTGGTCTGCTGTCGTGCTCGTGGGCGCCTGCAGGCTCCCAGAGCCCTCAGACCTTCTCCTCGTGGTGCTGTGAGAGAAGCACTCACCAGGGATGGGGCTGTCGTCATTGCTCTGTGCAGCTgggcacccccccgcccccagtgTGGTGACGAGGACAGGACTGACAGACGTGGAGCTGGACGGCGGCATCACAAATACTGCCTGAGCACCAGCTCCCTCCTAGTCTGCGGCCTCTAGCAGTCAtctgctctcccttccttaCAGGTGCCACCATTGACACGCAGAGAACTTCCGAGACCTACGACTGCCAAGAGAATTGGGGCTGCAGGGTTTTATGGTTCTTCCACGCTGCCAAGCCTCCTGAGACTATTTTGCAGGTATCGTAGCAGAAATCTTCAGGGAAGGTGTCCTTCCTTCCCGAGAAGTTGGGGACTGACCTCAGGGGCTCTCCCCTCAGGCCAGTGGTACTGGTCAAGCCCACCGTGCTGCTCAGGTTCTGGAAACCAAAGCTCTCACACAGGGCTGGGCTTGCTAGAGATCCGTGGTTGCCCTGGGGAGGTGAACAGAGGTGAACTGCTACATCTTGCCCGCAGTCCTCTGCCACAGCTGGGTGAAAGCCTTCCTCCCTGGCGACCCTGGTTCCACACTCACCCCTAACGGTGCCTTTTtgcgggcgggaggcgggaggTGGCGGGTGCCCTGCAGAGCCGCTGGGCAGGGACGTGTTTCTGCGCGGGCCTGACTAGGATGCTTTCGTAACCgctcttctcctctgctccctaaTACTGAGACCCCCTTtgtcaggcagggcagggggcctCCTGCTTCTCTCCACTTCCTCACAGGCGCCTcattttcaagctgaaataGGCCCCACAGACACGCCGGCGCCTATGCTTCGAGCTACA of the Phalacrocorax carbo chromosome 23, bPhaCar2.1, whole genome shotgun sequence genome contains:
- the LOC135316926 gene encoding sperm-associated antigen 4 protein-like; translated protein: MVPSTSAPCSATQGPAKWRSKATGIARAVLSLAWHLAGALVSLWRHLLNTRIFARQKMGPQSKRFLKVVFLWLPVALAGAYCATSLPVWTTQAKGLIEELTRVSSANLKMLWNLPVLVAEETQKTRSLLEEVAQLRAQIRSLKEAQEVNQAASKKALGAYIEMSDWALESSGATIDTQRTSETYDCQENWGCRVLWFFHAAKPPETILQADVSPGNCWPFQGHQGQVVIRLPARVHLTAITVQHISKDVSPSGTVLSAPRDIAVFGVDADGEEETLLGTFTYDVAKESIQTFPLKNAPLPRAFPSVKLLVESNWGNPAYTCIYRVQVHGKMAQPESPR
- the LOC135316967 gene encoding voltage-dependent L-type calcium channel subunit alpha-1S-like — its product is MTAYGAFLHKGSFCRNSFNILDLLVVAVSLISMGIESSAISVVKILRVLRVLRPLRAINRAKGLKHVVQCVFVAIKTIGNIVVVTTLLQFMFACIGVQLFKGKFYRCTDPSKVTEKECRGYFISYVDGDPTQIELQKRVWLHSNFHFDSVFSAMMWLFTVSTFEGWPE